ttagctttgctattgctaagggtgtgggagcccagattgtatctcggctccccaccaatttcatgtaaatttttattttcctttttaattaaagctgcgcgcatccttctaaaaaaaaaaaaaaaaaaaaaaaaaaaaaaaataataataataataataataataataagactggTTTGGTGAAGGTTCCTTCCCTTTTCGTTACATGGGTTTACCTCTCTTTAATGCTAGGCTTGCCAATGACATGTACCAACCTCTGCTGGATAAGATTAAGGCCAAGGTTACTCATTGGACTAATCATTGTCTAAGATATGCTGGTAAGGCTACCCTTATTAACTcagtcatttttggactaaataACTTTTGGGGAGCTAGTGTCCTCCTTCGTAAAGGGGTTGTCAAGAAGATTACTAAGCTTTGTAAGGACTTTGTTTGGGGGATTGAAGAGGGCAGTAGGAGGCATGTCTTTATGGGATGGAAATCCCTTTCTAAACCAAGGCAAGCAGGTGGAATTGGAATTAAGGAGGTCCTTAGCTGGAATGGAGCACAAATGGTTCATTGGCTATGGAAACTTGTAAACAGACCTGAGAGTATCTGGGCCAAATGGGTGCACCATTATATTTTGAAGGGTACTGACTTCTGCCTTGCCTCTACCAGTGTTAGCCATTCGTGGTATTGGAACAATGTTGTTAAGGTTAAAGACTTCTTAGTAACCAGGGAAGGTTCTCAGAGTCTTGCTACAAAATGGATTCTGGACTGTACTAAGCATGGGAAATTCAAAGCTGGTATGATGTATGAGCTGATTAGGGATAGCTATGATCTCGTTCACTGGGCTCCTCTTGTCTTTGATAAGGCTGTGGTTCCAAAGCACTCCTTCATGGGCATGATGGCTCTTCAGAATAGCTTACCTACCATTGACAACTTAACCTTGCGTGGATTGCCTCTGGTGAATCGTTGTCTACTTTGCTGCAGCCAGGGTGAGGACTTGGAGCACTTGTTCTTTAGCTGTCCCTTCTCTTCTCTGGTTTGGCATAAGATTTCTTCCTGGTTGCAAGTCCCTTATTCTGCTGACTTGGCTCAGGTGGTTAATTGGTTCCAAGCTTTTCTCAAGGGTAAGGATCATATCTCGTGTGGCAAGCGAGCTGGGTTCCTGGCTACCTTGTACTACATTTGGAATGAGCGTAATGCTCGGGTTTTCAAAGGCACCATGTCTTCCTCTGAGGCTATTTGCATTAAAATCAAATTTGTAACTAGGTGCAGGATGTATTAGTTAGCTATTTTTCTtggttttctattttgtttttctagGGGGGCCATTCTAGTCTCCTTTGTAGATTAGTGGTTAGGATCTTGTACTCGATTCTCATTTTCTATAATAACATCCATgcttttctgcaaaaaaaaaaaaattaaataataataataataagggtgtgggatcaagaaattctcggtatctcaggatgtgggggctcgggtggccacatacatttttactagacttagttttgctattgctaagggtgtgggagcccagattgtctctcggctccccaccaatttcatgtaaacttttatttttcttttaatgaaagctgtgcgcatccttttataaaaaaaataaaaaatagaaataataataataatagtactaataatagtactagtaataatagtaataatagtactaataatagtactagtaataataataataataataataataataataatagtagtaataatagtagtaatagtagtaataatagtagtaatagtagtagtaatagtagtagtaatagtagtagtagtagtagtaatagtagtagtagtaatagtagtagtagtagtaatagtagtagtagtaataataataataataataataataataataataataataataataataataataaataataataataataataataataataataataataataataataataataataataataataataataataataataataataataataataataataataataataataataataataataataataataataataataataataataataataataataataataataataataataataataataataataataataataataataataataataataataataataataataataataataataataataataataataataataataataataataataataataataataataataataataataataataataataataataataataataataataataataataataataataataataataataataataataataataataataataataataataataataataataagaataataagaataagaataataataataataataataataataataataataataataataatagtaatagtagtaatagtaataatagtaataatagtaataataataagggtaaattgataacttatacctattATAATCCACTttttaaaatcttatacctaagataaatTTCTTCCAAAATTTATACCAAGAAAATTATT
The Silene latifolia isolate original U9 population chromosome 11, ASM4854445v1, whole genome shotgun sequence genome window above contains:
- the LOC141614093 gene encoding uncharacterized protein LOC141614093, with the translated sequence MGLPLFNARLANDMYQPLLDKIKAKVTHWTNHCLRYAGKATLINSVIFGLNNFWGASVLLRKGVVKKITKLCKDFVWGIEEGSRRHVFMGWKSLSKPRQAGGIGIKEVLSWNGAQMVHWLWKLVNRPESIWAKWVHHYILKGTDFCLASTSVSHSWYWNNVVKVKDFLVTREGSQSLATKWILDCTKHGKFKAGMMYELIRDSYDLVHWAPLVFDKAVVPKHSFMGMMALQNSLPTIDNLTLRGLPLVNRCLLCCSQGEDLEHLFFSCPFSSLVWHKISSWLQVPYSADLAQVVNWFQAFLKGKDHISCGKRAGFLATLYYIWNERNARVFKGTMSSSEAICIKIKFVTRCRMY